One Salarias fasciatus chromosome 22, fSalaFa1.1, whole genome shotgun sequence DNA segment encodes these proteins:
- the mrpl24 gene encoding large ribosomal subunit protein uL24m produces MRLTAVLAMAARVVVPKDYRYGTNRPWTAAAKRLNPPGKKRRKVFVEPLEAEDWSVFRGDTVEILAGKDKGKQGKVIQVFRRRNWVILQGLNTHYRYIGKTYDYRGTYVASEAPLLLQQVSLIDPSDRKPTEVEWKFTEEGERVRVSLRTGRIIPKPVVERRDGIVPQQWKDGPKDTSPEDTLEKTYAPSLKTLEEEVMEKLGIQENRRHQKSYWY; encoded by the exons ATGAGGCTCACCGCGGTCCTGGCGATGGCAGCTCGGGTCGTCGTGCCCAAGGACTACCGGTACGGGACCAACcggccgtggaccgcggccgccAAGAGGCTGAACCCTCcggggaagaagaggagaaaggtGTTCGTGGAGCCGCTGGAGGCCGAGGACTGGTCTGTGTTCAGAGGAGACACG GTGGAGATTCTTGCAGGAAAAGACAAAGGGAAGCAGGGGAAAGTGATCCAGGTGTTCAGACGCAGAAACTGGGTCATTCTGCAAGGACTAAACACA CATTACAGGTATATTGGAAAGACCTATGACTACCGTGGCACATATGTCGCCTCTGAAGctcccctcctgctgcagcaagTCTCTTTGATCGACCCCTCAGACAG AAAGCCCACAGAGGTCGAGTGGAAGTTCACAGAGGAGGGTGAGAGAGTCCGGGTGTCGCTCAGGACGGGTCGGATCATTCCCAAACCGGTGGTGGAGCGGCGAGACGGCATCGTGCCGCAGCAGTGGAAAG ACGGCCCTAAAGACACCAGCCCTGAAGACACCCTGGAGAAGACCTACGCCCCCTCCCTGAaaaccctggaggaggaggtcatgGAGAAACTGGGGATCCAGGAGAACCGAAGGCACCAGAAGTCCTACTGGTACTGA
- the LOC115409747 gene encoding brevican core protein-like — MPAGLITGPGLVTARWLDAPGLRRCVISSRRHVQILPLLCAACHLTLAFPTQTPSASGDAQQLRVKIPHPGPIVAPLGSSISLPCSVSLSSVPATTSSAPIAPRVKWTVVSGGVETQILVARGQRVKVNEAYRDRAALLNYTSSPDDLSLWLGDLRSSDSAHYRCEVQQGLEDASDLVQLKVKGVVFHYRDALGRYAFSFSQAKRACEAIGARIATADQLLAAYYNGYEQCDAGWLADQTVRYPIQVPREGCYGDMDGQPGVRNYGTMNPDDLFDVYCYVEEVYGEVFHDSIPQHFSFDEAQSYCRAAGAELATTAQLYWAWSEGLDRCSPGWLSDGSVRYPIIVPRDRCGGPQAGVKTLYQFSNQTGFPEPTSLHDVYCFRENRNPSTDSPMSLLTTEAEDMGQDIVILVENDQELHLQQAEHVEREAQSVLESLPFFTGRFTEENLADAQTTVSTDTTYSPPSTTSTQDSDRSFDETPSPTETSYDSQPMNSTKSTETLNSTQNASLLPDVHNETDSHQNVSFSLHQAEFEGTSYELELENQTVVETNPEESAELSEQSKEMPDRSFNSSQVNHTETDSNRTQDEASWEVVSPTTEAALQVKLDEAAVEDPVQMLLPTESSKQDGVLLTQPAQTTDIMIEAQTSLWTHMDGSGDTSPESVLDVEVISILSTSDSATPAVSSSTIPSLLASTTGAPAEPWTPRSDPTQSTDSLGSNIHSTATALWESSMTRQEGSTSLETEDTHPLESEQSPEDHIVSGESLSTTESPETVNASQHSSTDPTSAQYQTSGYRVGFDILTDVYEEASGHDSDTFGEDVKVIPTAEDGITGSSVLEEVTNNSLSLENEIRVTPTLVPGEEINDSSVVDDKSGETSTLVLEEDDVGPTHAAEQGTPVVPTIVFEEESNVSSTLEEEENAGEVLINVNVTPTVNEDINISPTLEDDVNVTETFDEVIDIDLNLENQATIPPTINEGSNITPTFEDDVNVTQTSEEAVNVDPSLEGNVTVPPTLEEDINVAPTLENNVNVTSNLEDMVNVHPNSEDETNATPQTEDESDIDPALTDFTVSSLDSHTSNWAPLTTTAGPQESQNGLEYSRETSTSGLDFFLSTRPTAASAKTTATGTVRTTTHWSRRSWSPATTTQKVTHTIPPVDHGLADFEISLTQPPTLLILPNERAAVGGTGKSSDACLKDPCLNGGTCTDGGGQVKCLCLPTYGGDLCQIDLEQCEPGWDKFHGFCYRHFGQRQGWEVAEQHCRMLGAHLVSIMTPEEQSFINDNYKEYQWTGLNDKTIEDDFRWSDGNPLLYENWYKGQPDSYFLSGEDCVVMVWHDEGRWSDVPCNYHLAYTCKKGTTSCGPPPKVRNASIFGKLRQRYETNAVVRYRCAEGFHQRLNPVVTCLSGGIWERPLIRCIPEAGGPTQHPDVISATNNNYAAAEEDEFEATKKTPQYWDIKF, encoded by the exons ATGCCTGCTGGGTTAATAACAGGGCCCGGCCTGGTGACGGCGCGCTGGCTGGATGCCCCCGGGCTGAGACGCTGTGTCATTAGCTCCCGGAG ACATGTACAGATTCTTCCACTTCTTTGTGCTGCCTGTCATCTCACGTTGGCTTTTCCCACCCAAACTCCATCCGCCTCTG GTGATGCGCAGCAGCTCCGGGTGAAAATCCCCCACCCGGGGCCAATCGTCGCCCCACTGGGCAGCTCTATCTCCCTCCCGTGCTCGGTGTCCCTGTCCTCTGTGCCCGCCACCACCTCTTCCGCCCCCATTGCTCCGCGGGTGAAGTGGACGGTGGTGTCCGGCGGGGTGGAGACCCAGATCTTGGTGGCGCGGGGTCAGAGGGTGAAGGTCAACGAGGCGTACAGGGACCGCGCCGCCTTGCTCAACTACACGTCGTCCCCCGATGACCTGTcgctgtggctgggagatctGCGGTCCAGCGACTCGGCCCACTATCGCTGCGAGGtgcagcagggcctggaggatgCCAGCGACCTCGTTCAACTCAAGGTCAAAG GCGTTGTCTTCCACTACAGAGACGCTCTGGGTCGCTATGCCTTCTCCTTCTCCCAGGCAAAGAGAGCTTGTGAGGCCATTGGGGCACGGATTGCCACCGCTGACCAGCTGCTGGCGGCTTATTACAACGGATATGAGCAGTGTGACGCGGGGTGGCTGGCAGACCAGACCGTCAG GTATCCAATCCAAGTTCCCCGTGAAGGTTGCTATGGAGACATGGATGGTCAGCCGGGAGTGAGGAACTACGGGACGATGAATCCTGATGATCTCTTTGACGTTTATTGTTACGTAGAAGAAGTTTATG GGGAGGTTTTCCATGACTCCATCCCGCAGCACTTTTCATTCGATGAAGCGCAGTCGTACTGCAGGGCTGCCGGGGCAGAGCTGGCTACAACTGCACAGTTGTACTGGGCATGGAGTGAAGGGCTGGACCGATGCAGTCCCGGCTGGCTGTCCGACGGCAGCGTCCGCTACCCCATCATAGTCCCAAGAGACCGCTGCGGTGGGCCTCAGGCGGGCGTGAAAACTCTATACCAATTCAGTAATCAGACTGGATTCCCAGAGCCCACAAGCCTTCACGATGTTTATTGCTTCAGAG aaaacagaaacccCTCCACTGACTCGCCAATGAGCCTCTTGACCACAGAAGCTGAAGACATGGGACAAGACATTGTTATTCTCGTGGAAAATGATCAAGAGCTTCATCTGCAGCAAGCGGAACACGTGGAGCGAGAGGCCCAGAGTGTGCTTGAATCTTTGCCATTTTTCACAGGCCGGTTTACTGAAGAAAACCTGGCTGATGCACAAACAACGGTTTCAACAGACACAACCTATTCTCCGCCCAGCACCACATCCACACAAGACTCTGATCGGTCATTTGACGAAACTCCATCGCCCACAGAAACAAGCTACGACTCACAGCCAATGAACAGCACAAAGAGCACAGAAACACTTAATTCAACCCAGAATGCTTCATTACTGCCTGATGTTCACAATGAGACAGACTCCCACCAGAACGTGAGCTTCAGCCTCCACCAAGCTGAGTTTGAAGGAACATCATATGAGCTTGAGCTGGAAAACCAAACTGTGGTGGAAACAAACCCAGAGGAGAGTGCTGAGCTGTCAGAACAGTCCAAAGAAATGCCAGACAGAAGCTTCAACAGCTCACAGGTCAATCACACGGAGACAGACAGCAACCGGACACAAGACGAGGCTTCTTGGGAGGTAGTCTCTCCGACCACTGAGGCTGCGCTGCAGGTGAAGCTTGATGAGGCAGCAGTCGAAGATCCGGTGCAGATGTTGCTTCCAACCGAGTCCTCAAAACAAGACGGAGTGCTCCTCACACAACCAGCACAAACCACCGACATTATGATCGAGGCACAAACTTCCCTGTGGACCCATATGGATGGATCTGGTGACACCTCTCCAG agaGCGTCCTGGATGTGGAAGTGATCAGCATCCTCTCCACCTCGGACTCGGCCACTCCTGCCGTTAGTTCCTCTACGATTCCGTCTCTTTTGGCGTCAACCACTGGCGCTCCTGCTGAACCTTGGACGCCTCGTTCAGATCCAACCCAGTCGACTGACTCTCTGGGATCGAACATCCACTCCACTGCAACAGCACTGTGGGAGTCCTCCATGACTAGACAAGAGGGAAGCACAAGCTTAGAAACTGAAGACACACACCCCCTGGAAAGTGAACAAAGCCCAGAGGACCACATTGTTTCTGGAGAGAGTCTGTCTACCACTGAGTCTCCAGAGACCGTGAACGCCTCTCAACACTCGTCGACTGATCCCACTTCAGCACAATACCAAACCTCAGGATACAGAGTGGGGTTCGATATCCTAACCGATGTTTATGAAGAGGCGAGTGGACATGACAGTGATACATTTGGAGAAGACGTCAAAGTTATTCCGACTGCCGAAGACGGAATTACAGGTTCCTCAGTCCTCGAAGAAGTGACCAACAATTCTTTGTCTTTGGAAAATGAAATCCGAGTCACTCCAACCCTTGTCCCTGGAGAGGAAATCAATGATTCCTCAGTGGTTGACGACAAATCTGGTGAAACCTCAACCCTTGTCCTTGAAGAAGATGATGTTGGTCCAACCCATGCTGCTGAACAGGGAACTCCTGTTGTTCCAACCATTGTCTTTGAGGAAGAAAGTAATGTTTCCTCAACtcttgaagaagaagaaaatgctgGAGAAGTCCTTATAAATGTTAATGTTACTCCAACTGTTAATGAGGATATTAACATCAGTCCAACACTTGAAGATGATGTTAATGTCACTGAAACCTTTGATGAAGTGATTGACATTGACCTAAATCTGGAAAACCAAGCTACCATTCCTCCAACAATCAATGAAGGTAGCAACATTACTCCAACATTTGAAGATGATGTTAATGTTACTCAAACATCTGAGGAAGCAGTCAATGTTGATCCAAGTCTGGAAGGCAACGTCACCGTTCCTCCAACCCTTGAAGAAGATATTAATGTTGCTCCAACCCTTGAAAACAACGTTAATGTCACTTCCAACCTTGAAGACATGGTGAATGTTCACCCAAACTCTGAGGATGAAACCAATGCTACTCCACAGACTGAGGACGAGTCTGACATTGACCCCGCCCTCACGGACTTCACTGTCTCCTCTTTGGACTCTCACACGTCAAACTGGGCTCCCTTGACCACCACCGCCGGACCCCAGGAGTCACAGAACGGTCTTGAATACAGCCGAGAAACCTCCACATCAGGCCTCGACTTCTTCCTGAGTACAAGGCCAACTGCTGCGTCGGCAAAGACGACCGCCACTGGCACCGTCAGGACCACCACGCACTGGTCCAGACGCTCCTGGAGCCCGGCCACCACAACGCAGAAGGTGACGCACACCATCCCGCCAGTGGATCACGGTCTGGCGGACTTTGAGATTAGTCTCACGCAGCCTCCCACCCTACTTATCTTGCCCAATGAACGGGCGGCTGTAGGTGGTACAGGGAAATCTTCAG atgcgTGTCTGAAGGACCCCTGTCTCAATGGAGGCACGTGcactgatggaggaggacaggttAAATGTCTCTGTTTGCCAACATATGGAGGAGACTTGTGTCAGATCG ACCTGGAGCAATGTGAACCGGGCTGGGATAAGTTCCATGGCTTCTGTTATCGCCACTTTGGCCAGCGTCAGGGCTGGGAGGTCGCAGAGCAGCACTGTCGCATGCTGGGAGCTCACCTGGTGTCCATCATGACCCCAGAGGAACAGAGTTTCATCAATG ACAACTACAAGGAATACCAGTGGACCGGTTTGAATGATAAGACCATTGAAGATGATTTCCGCTGGTCTGATGGAAACCCGCTG CTGTATGAGAACTGGTACAAAGGCCAGCCGGAcagctacttcctgtcaggagaGGACTGCGTGGTGATGGTGTGGCATGACGAAGGCCGCTGGAGCGACGTTCCCTGCAACTACCACCTGGCGTACACATGCAAGAAAGGCACCA CCTCGTGCGGTCCACCACCAAAGGTCCGAAACGCCTCCATATTTGGGAAACTTCGACAGAGGTATGAGACCAACGCAGTGGTGCGTTATCGCTGTGCAGAAGGTTTCCATCAGAGACTCAACCCCGTGGTGACGTGTCTGTCTGGAGGCATCTGGGAGAGGCCTCTGATCCGCTGCATCCCCG agGCTGGAGGACCAACACAGCACCCTGACGTGATTTCTGCGACTAACAACAACTACGCTGCGGCTGAGGAGGATGAATTTGAAGCGACGAAAAAGACACCGCAGTACTGGGACATCAAGTTTTAA
- the prcc gene encoding proline-rich protein PRCC, with protein MSLVAYGSSDDSDSEETSTSPAAESRPRSGGLFSALPAPKKSGAAASREPRANPSAGNSRTSDDSEPLPSKGGLFSSLPKPRKRTEPVKITVPQVQRQDSDSDDDEPARKKLQPQGAGSGLSSLLPQPKNLTVKEKDRPLIPHTLTKRPESKGPKPGTPAQGLISSSPSPSAIKAAAKSAALQVARQIATDDQDNEEDITPQNYFSLGESSQPLLAAVPSLDPEPGAPAEPLPLADADEPGQSDAPLDFGGNSETAGAWGGQYQQYQQPAGPEDYPEGYYNEPYYQNPDPELAEAEEPGNSAMFDDEAFMRLQGKRNRGKEEVKFLEIKGDDQLSGNQQWMTKNMTEEKQTRQSFSKKRGEQPTGQQRRKHQITYLIHQAKERELELKNNWAENKMTRRQTQAKYGF; from the exons ATGTCTTTAGTCGCTTATGGCAGCAGTGATGACAGCGACTCGGAGGAAACATCAACCTCTCccgcagcagagagcagaccgaGGTCAGGAGGGCTCTTCTCCGCGCTCCCTGCTCCGAAGAAATCAGGAGCCGCGGCGAGCAGGGAGCCGAGAGCAAACCCCTCAGCAGGAAACAGCAGGACGAGCGATGACTCAGAGCCCCTGCCATCCAAAGGAGGATTATTTTCTAGTCTGCCTAAGCCCAGAAAGCGAACAGAACCTGTGAAGATCACGGTGCCACAGGTCCAGAGGCAGGAT TCTGACTCTGATGATGATGAACCAGCAAGAAAGAAACTACAACCTCAG GGCGCAGGGTCAGGCTTGTCTTCGCTCCTCCCACAACCCAAAAACTTGACAGTAAAGGAGAAGGACAGACCTCTGATTCCTCACACGCTCACCAAACGGCCAGAATCTAAAGGACCCAAACCTGGAACCCCCGCTCAGGGTCTTATCAGTTCCAGTCCGTCCCCCTCTGCCATAAAAGCAGCAGCTAagtcagcagctctgcaggtgGCCAGACAAATAGCGACAGACGACCAGGATAATGAGGAGGACATCACCCCACAGAACTACTTTTCCCTTGGCGAGAGCTCCCAGCCTCTCCTGGCAGCGGTCCCCAGCTTAGACCCTGAGCCGGGAGCCCCCGCTGAGCCCCTGCCCTTGGCGGATGCTGATGAGCCAGGGCAGTCAGACGCACCTCTCGACTTCGGGGGGAATAGCGAGACGGCCGGAGCATGGGGTGGTCAATATCAGCAGTATCAACAACCTGCAGGCCCAGAGGATTACCCTGAG GGATACTATAATGAGCCATATTATCAGAACCCGGACCCTGAGCTGGCAGAAGCCGAGGAGCCTGGAAACTCTGCCATGTTTGATGATGAAGCG TTCATGCGGCTGCAGGGAAAGAGAAACAGGGGCAAAGAAGAAGTGAAGTTTCTGGAGATTAAAGGAGACGACCAGCTGAGCGGGAACCAGCAGTGGATGACCAAGAACATGACGGAGGAGAAGCAGACCCGCCAGTCCTTCAGCAAG AAAAGAGGAGAACAGCCTACAGGACAACAGCGACGCAAACATCAGATAACGTATCTCATTCACCAG GCGAAGGAacgggagctggagctgaagaacAACTGGGCTGAAAACAAGATGACCCGGCGGCAGACCCAGGCCAAGTACGGCTTCTAA
- the LOC115409642 gene encoding hepatoma-derived growth factor, translated as MPRSNRQKEYKPGDLVFAKMKGYPHWPARIDELPEGAVKSPSNKYQVFFFGTHETAFLGAKDLFPYDECKEKFGKANKRKGFAEGLWEIENNPTVTHEGYESSKKDNASEETGETGGSEKADAEGSSDEDEGALVIDEKNERGGAKRKAEESTEGSPKRPKDTEAEGDSKVDGNKSNAEAKLNDVAGPKASAPALSESKPEAQENAPAGGQLTADKPANDSA; from the exons ATGCCTCGGTCCAACAGGCAGAAGGAGTACAAGCCCGGGGATCTGGTGTTTGCTAAAATGAAGGGCTACCCCCACTGGCCCGCCAGG aTCGATGAATTACCTGAAGGAGCTGTGAAGTCGCCTTCAAACAAGTACCAGGTGTTCTTTTTTGGGACACATGAGAC GGCTTTCCTGGGGGCCAAGGATTTGTTCCCCTACGACGAATGCAAGGAGAAGTTTGGAAAAGCGAACAAGAGGAAAGGCTTTGCCGAGGGACTCTGGGAGATTGAGAATAACCCCACCGTCACACACGAGGGCTACGAG TCATCAAAGAAGGACAACGCTTCAGAAGAAACGGGGGAGACAGGCGGCTCGGAGAAGGCAGACGCCGAGGGCAGCAGCGACGAGGACGAAGGAGCCCTGGTCATCGACGAGAAGAACGAGAGGGGCGGAGCTAAACGAAAAGCAGAGGAGTCCACAGAG GGCTCTCCCAAGCGGCCGAAGGACACCGAGGCCGAAGGCGACTCCAAAGTCGACGGGAACAAGTCCAACGCGGAGGCCAAGCTCAACGATGTGGCCGGACCCAAGGCGTCGGCGCCCGCGCTGAGCGAGTCCAAACCAGAGGCCCAGGAAAACGCTCCGGCGGGGGGGCAGCTAACAGCAGACAAG CCAGCGAATGACAGCGCTTAA